ATCACCTTGTCTCTGCACAATAACATTCATGTGTTTGTTAATGCCATGCTTTCTGCATAAACATATGTTAGGTGCATACCTTGAAAAAAGATGAAATacattctttaaatattaagtCACTTACCTTTTCTCTGAAGTGCCATGACCCTCCAACAATTACAGCATGAGCTTTAAAGTCCTGCACATTAATATCTCCTGTACCACACATCAACaactggaaacaagacaaaacagtcatacctttaactttttaaacatcGATTTTACACGAGGAGCCTGAAAAAACAAGGCTACATTCACactcaacattatttgttcttcagtcATTCCTCATTTTGAGCAAGagacctctggttgagttgacacagaatgacccatctatactgctcaaaaaaattaaGGGAACACTTAATTCTCACAGTATAACGGCAGTTAAATTAGGGGTCAGTCTGTCCAGTTAAGAAGCATAAGtaattgtgaatattttttacCAGCTTCGGTGTAAATAAAAGTGACAATAGGTACACTGAAGAGGCAACAGCAACCAATTTGGAttcaagccctttccaaaactaaacaacttttattttctccaaagcttgaaagaaaacaaagttatgatagctatgattttcagaaatggaattttgagacaaacaggtttaaagtgagacggctttcactttTAATTCACGGTATTAatgagagctgtctgtcaagtcagGAGCGCTATaatgcatcattacacaaacagactaacgtctgttttccattttttatcATGGGCATAGTCTCCGAACTTTTAATCACCCCTTGTTTGTTTAGATAGCATGAATAGTGTACCACGTAGTTTAGAAAAGtgtgtgcagcacaactgtttacacactgtgcataaaacagacAGTCATGGGACacctttagtaacttcatcatccaatccttcatctctggatgtgaaatagtccattataacatcatttagggcactgacatcaccaagattgagcagaCTGAGATGAGTAAGATCGTTTAAGTGAGCAGCTACAGTACTTCAGACTGCATTGTTGAGCTCCGCCATCTcacataagaaaaataaattaaaaaaaaaactttgcttgccatagtttacacaggactggagAAGAATGTGCATTAATAGACCTTTATTAAACatgttacgtggtttattttgataggttagcTGTTTTTGTGGCGTAAAGGGAAAGCACCTCAGCAGCGCGTTCTTAACATAAGACGCAGTCATTTCATCACATATTCATTGTGTTATAACAGAGCTTttgagatcgcgatgaactgaGATTTTTAGTATCAGCTTTTTAGTGATAATAAAGGGAGCACTGttctgttaaaaataacagtaatttgtGAATGATAAAGCTTAGcctaaataacaaatatttcatCTGCAGCGTTTATGCTAGGATGTTGTTTAACTTACGAGATGTTACAaactatttaatgtaaatttcatctatgtactgaaaaaaaatatctacagaaatatttttatgcgGGCTTTTGCGGACGGGAGCAGGacaaaacatgaatgttgtgGCCGATAGCAGGACAAGATTCAGTAACATTTTTCTGCCCCACGCAGGTCTCCCATGTGATGGAACAACTCAACAAATTTGCAGGTAAACTGAACTGAGCTTAGATAAAAGGGTTCAGCTATGAAAACtattgtaaaaacaattgttatGTGATCTTTTATACCTATATTTATGGGACCATTGTTAAAACACTTCTATCATGAAATGATTTTCAATTCTTCTTTGGTAATATGCTATGTATCTATAGTTAAACGTGATTTCTCACCTCCAGTTCATTCTCATCAAATATGGCAAGAAGGTTTTCAGGGACCAGTTCATTCAAACCTGAACAGAAGAGGTCATTCAGTTAATTCAAGATTTTGTACAGAAGTTTAATTAAAGAGTCAGATCACAGGCTCCTACCTTTTAGGAAGTGCTCTACTTCTTCTCGCACCTGACTGGCTAGTCTGTACTGGGCCAACAGGTTTAAGTAGTGAATTTTATTCTCATTGGTCACCACAATTTGAGCACCACCAGATATCAGTTCCACCACCTgtaatattactactattagTGAAAGTGTATAACCTGTACCTTTAAATAACCCTTAAGAGAGGGTTGTCCAAATCTGCTACTAGAGGCCattgtcctacagagtttagctccaaccataATTAAAAACACCTGGTGTCTTTAGACCCACTAGAAatttccaggcaggtgtgttgaagccagttgaagctaaactctgcagaatgCTGACCTTTCAGGTACATCCCCTGCCTTAAGTGCACTttaatacatacatgcatacatacatacatgcatttaACTGCACGATCATATTTGGAATCAagattaaaattaacattttatttttgaaattaatttcTCATCTAATTAATGATGACTACCTTTTCCAGATGTCCTGACTTGCTATATTTTTCCTCTGCAAACACCAGGTCCATTTCACTGACATCATTGTTCAGAATAAAGCATACCTtggttttgtaaaattcctCATCATCAGTTTCAAAgtactgccaaaaaaaaaaaagaataaataaacaaaaagacaaaaaaaacacttacataATTTAATCCAAGGAGAGTAAGTGTATCTACATACCTGCAAACTGATTGctatgtttattatgtttacCTTATAGTTCATTCGTAATCCAATAATCTGAGCCAAGAAGGACCGGGTGAATCGGGCTCGTACCAGCTGCTTGTAGGCCCCACCTAAAGCTGATTCATATAGACATTTCCCCACCACTCGACCTGCAAACTCATACATCTTCACCCTCAGGTGAGGGGGGCGATCAGCGTTTGGGTGGACCTgcccaaaaaaaacacagaacaactCATTCCATATCAGCTCTTGACCCACATCACAATATTAAAAAGTCAATGTCTATATTACAACAGTTCATTTAAAGGTGATGAGTGTAAttctatccctttaaaatactttcttaGCATAATATACATAGATAATTGTACAGAACTCTTCATCCATcttattttgcaacattataataaGCTACCTTCTATGAATGTACAAGACTTCCAATTCATTATTTGCTTTAGGTAAATAACtagaaaaacatcaaaatgcaGTAACCACAATAAAACTATTTGTGCTATTAACCAGAATGTTTTGAATTACaacagtacattaaaatattatgatgagaaataccagtttgcaatatcaagcagcataaaaagctgttttgtacagctaagaCTTACCAAACCTTGGTTGTTGTCACTAAAGCGTGTGAAAAGCTGGTTATTTGTATCAAACAGAGCCTTACAGATAAGCTCAAACCACTCACGTCGTGGCCCTCCCCAGTCCAGAGCTAATAAACACACCCAAACACACAGAACAAATCAacctttaaatataattatatgtttataaacggtgaaaaacagaaatgtcaTGAAATGTTACGatgaatacaaattttaatggttaaaaaaggttattttattttattttattttattttattttattttatttttattattttattttattttattttattttattttattttattttattttattttattttattcagctgtTGTGAAATGCAGAAGAATAATTAGTATAACTAATAACACCAGTCAGTTAACCAACCTTCCTCATCCTGGAACACAACTTCAAAGTTCTTGCCCCAGTCTGACACAGAAAAGTTCCGTGTGGCCTTCagagactgaaaaaagaaaagaactgTCACTTGCGCTGAGACTGCACTAcaccaaagaaataaaaaacaaaaatatctatgAAATACATGGTGCAGGCTTATATGCGTATGGAGAAACTTGTTCCATCTTTCTGTATTGTTCTGTTTGGCCAATGAGGAATGATATGCTAGATTTGCTCACTGATTCAAGGAGTGAGTGACGGCTGATTTTCAGACAGGTTTTAGTGCGAGGTCTCTTGGAGTGAATGTGTCTCAGCTCCCGCTGAAAAAAGTTCACTTTATCCTGAAAAGTTTCTGATCCACCTATAAGATGcaaacatcataaaaaaaaaaaacatcaaaaacaccAATATATCTACATTTAATTGTATTGACTGCTACACTGCCTCACACTAACCAATGTTCTTGTGGAGAAAGCGGATAAAGGTGGCAGCCATGATATTTCTGTCCTTACAACTGAGCTCTACTGGAGGCTGAATACCATCATCTACTACCAGTGTTAGGTATTTATGAACAGGGTCTGGTCCATGGTAAGTGAACTGCCAGaattaaaacagacagaaaaatatatatgcttGAATAAAACAACAGCTTTTGCAGTCAGCcaaaaaatagtgtttttggTAAAATGATTCAGAAGAGAAGGTAAGATAACCTTAGTTCCGGGACACACACGGAAAGTGAAAAGGCGCCAAGGAATAATTTTCAGGTAAAACTCCTTCACAGAAAATTGCTAAAACACAACATAACGAggtatttaaatgaacaaagaGTCAATATTAACAAACCAAATTAACCAcacaaattaaaccatttaaaatatatttaccttTGGTGAAATATAGCAATAGACCTTTTTTGGTTTCTTGATCTTCTCTGACTGTCCCTCTACAGGGGAGTCATGTTCCTCCTCATCATCACCCATGGAGGGCCGTCTTTGCAGGGCTAGTTGGGAGGATGCTAGAAACTGCCAAGGACAACTACTGTAAGTGCCCATGCTGTAGAGGTAGGCCTCAAAGTAGATGCTTATGCCTGGGGTAGATACGTTTTTCTCCACACAGTTCTTCTCATTTTCTGCATGAGTGCATAATGGCGAAAAGACATTGAGAAAAGGTTACAGCAATGCACTTCAACTCTACTAAATGTTATGTAATTATATGATTCAACAGTCTTCTGTCATTGCTGCCATTGCAAGCATCCTGCTCAAGAGTCCTGCAGCGTGAAATGTTTTTGGACTGAAAATGACATTGGTAATAACAGCCAATGAAGGAATATAAAACAGGGCAAGGGAAAGTTCAGGTGGTAGAGTCATAGATCTATGACAAAATATTAGCATGCTTGGCTCGTCAAAGCAACTTGTATCGTAAGCTTCTTGTGGGCTACAATTTCTAACAGGAAGAAATCCAGTCTCACGTGATCCTTCTTACATGTGATCTTACATTATTTCCTGCATCGCTTCTCACATGTGTTCGGTTGTAAAACGTAGTTTGTGGACCAGACAGAGTTGTCGGCGATTCTTCCtactgaaatgttgtgtaatgtGTGACCCCCTGTCTCTGATTCGTCGTTAAAACACGATAACAGTATTTTAGGATATAGCGTGGGTCTGGAAGCCCTGGGTTACATTAAGGACAGTAGCCTTACTGACTGGCAACAGAGCTGCCTATTCAGTTCTTGCTTCAAGTCTGTTGAACACTACTGAAACAGACTGGGCCAAAACCCTGAATCAGTCAAGTTTAATATTGGGTGAATAACCAATATTAAACGAAAGTTACAACATTTTTAGACAAACCTAGATTAACTCACCACTGAGTACAATGATGTCAAACTCCCCATTGCTAAGTGGCTGGTCCCTGTATGAGATGCATGCTCTAAAGCAGCCTTTTTTCCTGAAGGTGAGCCTCATCAGAACTTGGCACTGTGGCTTGTTTAACGATACCGATGTGCTGTAGCAATCATCTGAGCTCTCCTCCTCCACTGTGCCCAACTGCAGGAACAGTAAGAAAAACAAATCTGAATGGAAACTCAGCAAATTTTGCTGGACCTGCAACCTCTTTAATGCTAATACATATATCCAAACTTTGAAAGTTTGACCAAAAACTCTGGATATGCAGTAAGTGTTCTTACTGGGTGGACATGCATGCCGTAATTGACCTCATCCACAAGTGAGACAGAGTTACTGGTGGGGTTGCCATACTCATCCCGTGGTTCTATCTGCAGCGTGTGCTGCTGACCGTAAGTCAGAACCAATGTGGAGAAGTGGTACGCTATCTTTGTTTTGGATGGGACCACTGTACCTGCAACACACGCATGCAATTTATGTCATTTGTCACCTGCAtatgttaattttaaagaaagtttttgaaattgCACAGCTTAATGTAAGCTTAAATGTAACAACGTATTACCTGATAATTACATTACTAACATTACTAACAAAAAAAGGCATTAAaatgtagcatctggaccaatcagacatacagttatttgttacatttaacaaataatctttaaaaccaacaacccaGCTATATACTGGAGTTTTgaagacaaccccccaaagcatctaacaccccaaaagggcttagTTGCCAGGGTGACCATCTGATATcacaggttttattgcttcaaggaatgcaaacggagcacactacatttctctataggaaagacacaatgcctatagaaatggactctttcctattcattcacagacaaacctttctttgaccttcctatcacacatagcccaggtcattgtgtacagtattactgaattgtattttaattttgtctgtgtatttgtctttctactgttttatgcatgcgttatgatgGATGACTAGTTGTATAAACCACttatgtcatgtttggtttctttgaattcgtattttgatgatctaaaagatggtgtaaattagatgttggtacctatgcaacatattagtgttttaagaaaccttagtagtttttgcatcaacacccaatcgaattacatatgcaaaataccatgctcacagacaaagagtcgtaaactttccctccaaaggtgaaagttaccattggttcatggacctcctggaggtacagcctccagagagtttaaaggcatcgacccctctctcttctttctctctcttcactGTCTTCTTCGTCTGCAACGTCTTCcaattgctgcccgtgtggaggaacccaacactggctctcgaccacaaagagccagacacttCCACTCAACTCctgaattcatc
Above is a genomic segment from Labeo rohita strain BAU-BD-2019 chromosome 17, IGBB_LRoh.1.0, whole genome shotgun sequence containing:
- the arel1 gene encoding apoptosis-resistant E3 ubiquitin protein ligase 1 isoform X1, with the protein product MDRLFLLTFVFCSVSWIFFWEVRWKKGKESQIEEWLQRHSLSEYKYLFEDVQTLEELSLCVLSRVEEVVKEKHHWREITEAQVQLLRDFAFQEWLCSQSLEHYYHTLKTLGCTTLDDLAQFDSQLQLSLAAWGYYYEDYIKLSTGVRVLQASKSSRDQDYEIQLVHSLAERRLNEKWSIAGAVIFGCTIALCFLIRDLMFYVIGGITVSIIAFVFTIKFLCELAARVVSFLQNDDPARHGDRSIYDYVRGNYLDPRSCKVSWDWKEPQEVGQTMSFRVQLFYKNGQPFPAHRPVGLRVNITHIELALEVPVTQEVLQEPESNVVKVAFTVRKAGRYEVAVKLGGLNVAYSPYYKIFQPGTVVPSKTKIAYHFSTLVLTYGQQHTLQIEPRDEYGNPTSNSVSLVDEVNYGMHVHPLGTVEEESSDDCYSTSVSLNKPQCQVLMRLTFRKKGCFRACISYRDQPLSNGEFDIIVLSENEKNCVEKNVSTPGISIYFEAYLYSMGTYSSCPWQFLASSQLALQRRPSMGDDEEEHDSPVEGQSEKIKKPKKVYCYISPKQFSVKEFYLKIIPWRLFTFRVCPGTKFTYHGPDPVHKYLTLVVDDGIQPPVELSCKDRNIMAATFIRFLHKNIGGSETFQDKVNFFQRELRHIHSKRPRTKTCLKISRHSLLESSLKATRNFSVSDWGKNFEVVFQDEEALDWGGPRREWFELICKALFDTNNQLFTRFSDNNQGLVHPNADRPPHLRVKMYEFAGRVVGKCLYESALGGAYKQLVRARFTRSFLAQIIGLRMNYKYFETDDEEFYKTKVCFILNNDVSEMDLVFAEEKYSKSGHLEKVVELISGGAQIVVTNENKIHYLNLLAQYRLASQVREEVEHFLKGLNELVPENLLAIFDENELELLMCGTGDINVQDFKAHAVIVGGSWHFREKVMKWFWAVVSSFTQEELARLLQFTTGSSQLPPGGFNTLCPSFQIIAAPTHSTLPTAHTCFNQLCLPTYDSYEELHKLLKLAISEGSEGFGML
- the arel1 gene encoding apoptosis-resistant E3 ubiquitin protein ligase 1 isoform X2 — protein: MFYVIGGITVSIIAFVFTIKFLCELAARVVSFLQNDDPARHGDRSIYDYVRGNYLDPRSCKVSWDWKEPQEVGQTMSFRVQLFYKNGQPFPAHRPVGLRVNITHIELALEVPVTQEVLQEPESNVVKVAFTVRKAGRYEVAVKLGGLNVAYSPYYKIFQPGTVVPSKTKIAYHFSTLVLTYGQQHTLQIEPRDEYGNPTSNSVSLVDEVNYGMHVHPLGTVEEESSDDCYSTSVSLNKPQCQVLMRLTFRKKGCFRACISYRDQPLSNGEFDIIVLSENEKNCVEKNVSTPGISIYFEAYLYSMGTYSSCPWQFLASSQLALQRRPSMGDDEEEHDSPVEGQSEKIKKPKKVYCYISPKQFSVKEFYLKIIPWRLFTFRVCPGTKFTYHGPDPVHKYLTLVVDDGIQPPVELSCKDRNIMAATFIRFLHKNIGGSETFQDKVNFFQRELRHIHSKRPRTKTCLKISRHSLLESSLKATRNFSVSDWGKNFEVVFQDEEALDWGGPRREWFELICKALFDTNNQLFTRFSDNNQGLVHPNADRPPHLRVKMYEFAGRVVGKCLYESALGGAYKQLVRARFTRSFLAQIIGLRMNYKYFETDDEEFYKTKVCFILNNDVSEMDLVFAEEKYSKSGHLEKVVELISGGAQIVVTNENKIHYLNLLAQYRLASQVREEVEHFLKGLNELVPENLLAIFDENELELLMCGTGDINVQDFKAHAVIVGGSWHFREKVMKWFWAVVSSFTQEELARLLQFTTGSSQLPPGGFNTLCPSFQIIAAPTHSTLPTAHTCFNQLCLPTYDSYEELHKLLKLAISEGSEGFGML